The Cognaticolwellia beringensis genome segment GAGCGTAAAACATTGTTTGATGATCTCAAGATTTTTAATTTCTTCACCCTTGCCGCGTGTCCAGCCTTTAGCTTGCCAGCCTTTTGCCCATTTAGTGATGCAGTCTATGGAATATTTAGAATCAGAAAGTACTTGAACAGTTTTACCTTGCTTAATGTGATCTTGTGCGTAATTAAATGCGGCAAGTAAGCCATTAAGTTCAGCGGTGTTATTCGTGCCCATTGGTTCATATAAGCCATACCACAGCTCAACTAATTTCTGCTGTTGATATACCGCCATGCCCGTTCCTGATTTTCCAGGATTTGGAGAACAAGCACCATCACAATAAATATTGATATCTGCAGTTTTTGCAGATGTTGAGCTATTACTCGCTCCGGTAGTTTCAGCTTTAACGTAGGCAGCAGAAGCAGCAGGTTTAGCGCCGCTACTTTTACTCATCGATCGTTTTGTTAAAGCCTTAGTATAAGTAGATTGAAATGCTGAATCAGCCTCTGCTTTTGATGGGAACCCCATATATTGCGCGTCTGCACGTCCTTGAGTGTGACTTTTAACATCATTCCACTGCTCAAAGACACCTGTTTTTGCGCCTTTCCATACCACGTAATATTTTTTACTCATAAATTTTTGACCATTTTTTATTAATCATAATTTTGTCATTACCTAAGCATTTTTCGGTCACTTAGATATGGGTGAAATTGTTAATATTATTGTACTTGTTTATTGTTTTTTAATGACCAAATAACTAATACAACACCCGCGATAAAAAAAGGAATACTTAACATTTGTCCTGCAGTTAGCGCAATATCGGCAGTGTAAGCGGCTTGTTTTTCTTTTAACATTTCAATAAGAAAGCGCGCGGTAAAAATTAAAATTAAAAATATGCCTAAAATAGAGCCTTGTGGTGTTTGGGATTTCTTTTGTTTATATAAAACCATCAATATAAAAAATATAGCTAAATAAGCAAAGGCTTCATACAGTTGAGAAGGGTGGCGAGTAACGTTATCGATACGGGCAAAGATTACTGCCCAAGGTACATTACTCGCGGTACCTAAAATTTCAGAATTAACGAAGTTGGCACTGCGGACAAAAAAGCCGAATAGGGCAGTACATATCGCGAGTCTGTCGAGTAACCATAGAAAGTTCATGCTATGTTTTCTGCTATAAATTCCAGCGGCAATAATCGCACCAAGGCCGCCACCATGGCTAGCTAAACCGCCTTCCCAAATGGCGAGTATTTTCATCGGGTTGGCAAAGTAATAACCGGGGTCGTAAAAGAAACAATGGCCTAAACGTGCACCGACAATCACGCCTATAACAATGTAAACCAATAAGTTATCTAGGGCAGCTAGGTCTTGCTTTTCGGTTTGAAAAATCCATTTCATTACTTGCAAACCAGATAAAATAGCAGCAGCGAATAACACGCCATACCAATGAACAGTCAGTGGCCCAATGGAGAAAAATACGGGATCCAGATCCCAAACTAAATGTTGCAAAGCGTAACCCTTAATATTGCTAATGTTGAATAATGTTAAGTGGTTCTTCTTTTAACTAACCACATATTTTTCGATATTCTATCAAGCTACTTGTTGCAGTGGTGAATTAATTTGTGCCAAAGCGTTAATGACTACATTTGACTGTTATTCGTTGATTAAAACTTGCTCAAGCGATGTAATAAAACTGCGCTTACATGACTAACGTTTTTCTTTATTGGTTGGAAGGTGCTTATCCTTTTTTAATAATACCCTTAATTATTTTGACACCTTCTAACTAGCTAACGTCTTTATTTAAATAAGATTAATCCTAAGTTTATTAAATTTTTTGTAAACATGTTAATCAAATATAGATCAAAGAGGCATGATTGAATTACCCACAAAATCAATTGTAATAACCTGTGACAACTTAAGCTGATATAAATTTAATACGAGCTGTCTAAGTTAAATCACTTTGACCATCAGCAGAAAGTTAGCACTAATTTGAGACATCATTCTAATATTCACTATTTTTATCGTAATTAACTGTGCTGATTACAGAAATTGATGCTTTACTTAAACTGTAAATGGAATTATCCAAAATTTAATTACGTTGTAGGTGATAAATGAGTGTTATAGAACCTGAAAATCATTAAGCACGCAGTGCTATTGGGTATTTTATAGCGATATCATTAATAAGTTGTAATAAGGAGCACTTCGTTATGGAAGGGATGATGACGGTTGAATCAAAAATTAATATTTTTGAAATAGCTCAGCCACCGATTAGTTGTAAGCTTATCATTGCTGCTGAACAGCCAGTAGTAAATGGTATTTTTGTTGATTTTATCTTATTTAATCATATTGACAGAGATTTATCTGTGTTGACTTGGCATACGCCATTAGAAGGGTTTTATTCAAAACTTTTTATTATTACCGACCAATATAATGAGCAAGTAGACTATCAAGGACCTATTATTAAACGCGCGAATCCGAGTCCAGAAGATTATCAATTGATCAGGGCCAACGGTAACGTTGCCACCCTACTAGACTTGAGTTTAGTGTATGATTTAATTCCAGGAGATTATAAAATAAAGCTTAACAAGAAAACCCTGCAGGTTATTGAAAACGACATGCCATTTTGTATTTGTCAATGCGAAATAGATACGTTAACTTTTAGGGTTAATTAGCAGATGGTTAGCTGATGTCAGGTCGTTAAGTCTTCATAAAAAAGCTTATTGCATTGCAATAAGCTTTTTAGTTTCAAGCGTAATTAATCGACATCATATTATTATCGCCCAATGAATTGAACGAATTCAGACACCAAATTATTTTATCGAATAAAACTAACTTTGTTTGACTGTGCTTGTTGTCTTTAATTAATGGGAAGGGGCTGGTGTTCGTTTAAATGTGGGGGATTAATGTTTTGTCACGACTTATGTTTTAAGTCGTCGAAGTTGTTATATATCGATCACTTTAACTTCAAAATAGTCGTTAGTGTTTTGAAACCATTTCATTTATTACATACGTATTCAACGCTAATTTAAAAAGAAGAATATTAAGGGGTTTAATAGTTATTATGTTGAGTTTTATGTTCATGTTCGTTTAACTTATTGATAATAAATGGTTAAGTTATAATTGTATCGACTTTTATTTTACGGTTAATTCTATGGTGGCTGTTTTATCTTCTAAGTAGGCTTTTAATCTGACTTTATGAATACGTATGCAGATAGTATTCATCATCAAGCCTCCACTCTATATTAGAATTGTCTGCAAAACTAAGCAGAAAAATACAAATTATCGATATCAGCGCCGGATCGCTGAATAATAATTAAAGCATGGATGTATAGGGGAGTTCACCAGTGTTAAATTTTAAACCAAGCCGAGTAACTTTGGCATTGCTATCAAGCGGTTTCATGGCGTTAAGCTTGCCAACTTTTGCAGAAGAAGTGGCACTTGAAACAGCAAAAGAAAAAGAAGTAGAAACCATCACAGTTACAGGTATACGTGGAAGCTTACAAAGAGCTCAAGCAATTAAAATGAGTTCAAGCTCTATCGTTGAAGTTTTATCGGCGGAAGATATTGGTAAATTACCTGATACAAGTATTGCTGAATCATTAGCACGACTTCCCGGTGTAACCGGTGAAAGACGAAATGGCCGTACCAGTGGTTTATCTGTTCGTGGTTTTAATGAAAACTATGTGGGAACTTCACTCAATGGCCGTGAATTACTCGGTATGGGTGATAACCGCGGTGTAGAATATGATTTATATCCAACTGAAATTATATCTAACGTTGTTGTCTATAAAACACCTGAAGCTGGATTAGTGTCACAAGGCCTTGGTGGTACAGTTGATTTACAAACGG includes the following:
- a CDS encoding ribonuclease H family protein; the encoded protein is MSKKYYVVWKGAKTGVFEQWNDVKSHTQGRADAQYMGFPSKAEADSAFQSTYTKALTKRSMSKSSGAKPAASAAYVKAETTGASNSSTSAKTADINIYCDGACSPNPGKSGTGMAVYQQQKLVELWYGLYEPMGTNNTAELNGLLAAFNYAQDHIKQGKTVQVLSDSKYSIDCITKWAKGWQAKGWTRGKGEEIKNLEIIKQCFTLYQALKANLIISHVKGHANIEGNELSDRMAVLARVKCTKGFVQYQETLDIKTILAMASG
- the lgt gene encoding prolipoprotein diacylglyceryl transferase produces the protein MQHLVWDLDPVFFSIGPLTVHWYGVLFAAAILSGLQVMKWIFQTEKQDLAALDNLLVYIVIGVIVGARLGHCFFYDPGYYFANPMKILAIWEGGLASHGGGLGAIIAAGIYSRKHSMNFLWLLDRLAICTALFGFFVRSANFVNSEILGTASNVPWAVIFARIDNVTRHPSQLYEAFAYLAIFFILMVLYKQKKSQTPQGSILGIFLILIFTARFLIEMLKEKQAAYTADIALTAGQMLSIPFFIAGVVLVIWSLKNNKQVQ